The window AAGCTCCAATGTCACTGAGATCACATTCTGGGGTGGGAACACAATGCCCATTTATGTCCTTATGTCGCCGGGGGGTCCTTCTTGATGAGGGGGGAAAGTGTTGATGAATAATAACCTTCTTGTGGTTGTGTTCGGTCACCCATCCAGCATTATGCTTGAGGTGGTGGATAAAATGTCCTCCGCCAACGATTGATTCTTAGATGGAAGATTGTAGAGTTTGTGTGCCCCTCTTTAATGCTTGCTATTCTAGAGATTTGCCGCTTATGAGACTTTTCAAGTAACGCCAAACCAACCACCTATCTTTTGAGCCTCTTACAGAGGTCAAGCTCTTCCGAGCTCAAAGGCCATGACTCTTGCGCAACATCGAGACGAAGGATGATCTCCAAAGCCATATGTAATTGAACTTTCACATTGGAGAAGAGAGATTTGCTCCAAGTCTTTAGTCTGGAACTCACTTTCTTGAGCTTGTGGTGGAGAACGTGGTATGGCTCGACGTGGTTGTGGTCCTCAATCCACACATCTTGGACGGTTGTTAAGAAGCAGGGCATATTAATCTAGAAGTTCTCAAACCAAAATCATTTAGTGCCATTCGGGCCATTCACATTCTCAAGTTGAAGTGGGAAGTTGTCAGATAGGGAGGAGGACAAGGCATGAAGGATGTGGGTTCCAAACTCCAAGTCCCATTCCTCATTGCATAAAAAGCTATCAAGCTTGCTCAAGGTGGGCTCACTCTGCCCATTAATCCAAGTGAATCTCCTGTTTTGGAGGCAAATTTGTTTTTAACTCGCATGAGTTCAAAGTGTTACCAAACCTGGCAATGCGGCCTCGATCAACATTCACACGATTCTTATCCCTAACTCGATAAATCTGGTTAAAGAGGGTATACTTTGATCATTCATAAGGGTATAATTTGTTCATTCTGGTTTTACTTGTTCATGTGATAGACGTACTTTTTGTGTGTGTAGGTGATAGACGTATCTGATGTTATATTCACCTGCCCTATGTTTAGCTATGTGTGCTCACGTGGTTAGCTATTAGTATGAGATTCATTTTACATATTAGGGTTGTCATCACAATTTATTTATGGATTAAATTGATTAAAAAGTTACTAAGTTATCCAATAGGTTTAGAATCATTTGCTTAAGCTTCTTGTGTAGCCTTTGgttaattttttttagaatgccttTGGTTCAACTTGAGCAGATGGAGTGGCAACATGAGAAGTTTATTTATATGGCAACAATCACTTCAGACTGACCATAGTAGGAGTAACTTCAAGAGTAACATAAGCTCTAACTTAGCAAACTTGCCTATGTGGCTTCGAGTCTTTTTTAAAGGAGGATAATCCCCAGCCTCTCAATCAggacgatgcatgcaaccatatATTATTAATAGAAAAATCCAGCAGTCGAACACCATCGACCCAAACCCTGAGGCCATATACCTCGCGGCAGTAACTCCCCCAGATAACCACTAACCCAATGATACAAGACACAACATAAACGAAAAATACACAACTCCTAGGTTGCCCCTTCAAGAAGGAATTGCCGCAGGCAAGTCCACCACAAGGTTGAACTTCGGATTATCATCCCCAAAGCAAAACTTCAATCCACCACCTTCAACAAGGACACGACGCAGGCGCGCGGCGGCATAGCCCGACTAGAGGTCTTGTGTTTCCACCAGAGTGCATAAGCTCATCGTTGAAGCTAGTTGCACCATCGCCTTTATCCTTCTACCGACGCCTCGATAGCTGGATACCTTTGGAGAAGACAACAAAACACAATGACGTGCCATACCGCTTGCCTCCTGCTACTGTTGCACCGTCTTCGATCCAACAACAACATGCTAAATTGACACCTCCGCCAGTAGCACATCCGGTAGCAGGCATGACTTGACGTCTCCATATAAGATGTCGTGCGTGTAACATCCGCCAGTAGCACATCCACTGGTGGCTTCACCTGCTCATGACAGGCACCGCCCGACAACTCTGAGAGAGGCTCATGTGTAACCTACCGAGCCCCATTGAACCCGATCTGTTGATGGAGGGGACGTCCCATACCGCCACCAGCCTCAGAAGGACGTCACCATCTCGAGATCCGGACTCTGAGTCGCCCACACGACCCCGGAGTCCGCCGCCGTTGATGAAGAGGGGCCGCCGCCCCGATTCCGGGCGCTATAGGGAGCTCCCACCGTCGTGCCAGCCGATGTCGTCACCCATAGAAAGGCAGCAGCCGTCGCGATCCCGCATCGAGTGTCGTCGATGCCGGAGGAAGCTCCAGCCGCCACGCGCGTCCTGCGAAGAGCCCGGACACGGGATCCCAAGATCCGCCGCCACCGGCGCCGCCACAAGGACCCACCACCTGGCCCGTCATCCCCGGCGGAGGGGACGCCGCCACCACCATGCTCGGATCCGGGTTAGCCGTCGCCATCGCCACCGCCAAGACCGGATCCGGGCTGGaggacgccgccgccaccgccaccggccACGCCCAGCCCCATCTCCATCTTCTATTCGCTTCTAGCCGACCGGCACGCCACGCCCAACTGATCCACCCGCGCCGCCAAGTGCCGCCGCTAGGATCCACCGTGCCATGGATCCGCAAGACGCCTTCGCCGAAGCCATCGTCTCACGCCGTCCGGCATCGTGCGAGGAGAAGGGGATCCCCGCCGCCGCCTACGCTGACCGGATCGGTGGCGCACGgcagcggcggcgagggagggagcTGGAGGCGGCGGACTAGGAGCGGCGGTTGGGGTTCGCCCCCTCGGTCGATCGCGGGAGCGATGCGAGGGGGTCTGTGGCATTGAGTTAACAAGGAGAGATGCAAATTGAGTAACTTAGCCAGTTATCGTAACATCATAAATCCTAgtacaatatgagtctataacctaataaatgaaggttTGCATGACACCGCACTTATGTTACTACCTACTATGAAGGTAATAACATAGCTTAGGATAATGTGTATGTTACTAttgaagttactctccactatgcctAGTCTTGGTTGTTCTCGGAGCAACAACACGCTTACAACTTTCCTGATGCGACTATGATCTTGCCCGATTTTATCTTCAAGATAACATCCTCTTGAGATTTTGCCATTCACGGCAATTTTCCACAAGAACATCAACAACGCATAATCAACACCGAGGAATTCATGAGCGATACAAGAGAGCGAAGAGGTCGAGGCTGAGCACACTGCATACatgggcagcagcagcagcaagggtACGGGCTCGCGGCACGGTACACCGAATACCTGGACGAAATAAAGGTGACATAACTGGCGCCGTACCGCTGCCCACTGCTGATCCTGCGCGCGGCAGGGCATGCagcggcaccggcacgggcaccgGCATCGGAtccgctccgctccgggcgcgtgtTTGGACGTGGTGCCATGCCGAGGCCGAGCGACGAAACACGAAAGGGTGAAAAGCAGAGCAAAAGATGGTGCGCGCGTCTGTGGGAATCGGCGCCGGTGCCAAGTGGAGTAACTCCTCCCTCCACCTGTTTGAAACGGCTACCTACTGCTCACCAATAGAAGCAAGAAAACtctagagagaggaagagagaggcagAGGCCGTAGGTCGGGAAAGCGACGCGGCGCGCGCGCGCCCACAGACGCCCACACAGGCACACACATTGTCACGTACAAGTAGGCAGTGGGTAGGCTATAGATAGGGTCTACTCCTACGCGGGAGGGTCACAGGCTATGCGttgtgaacaggaccccgtggtccgCTGCCTGCTTGTTTCCGAGTCCAAGGATGACTCGTCGTCATAATCATAATGAAGGAAGGAACGCCCCCCGCAACCGCAACCTCTCTCTTCTCCTTTCCTTTTCCCTGCTATATATACACCGCACCGGCACGCCACACCCGTCAGCAAGCAACATTAACTCACTTGTTGAGCTCCACACTCCAGCTCCAGCGCAGCCGCAGAGTGCAGAGTGACTGAGCGGAGATGGGCGAGGAGGCCAATTGCGACGCCGTGATGGAGGCcggcaacggcaacggcaaggCCAAGGAGAACGGCCACGCCGTTGCGGCCATGCCGGACGTCAAGGCCGACGACGCCGTGGTGGCGCTGGCCGACCCCCGCCTGCAGGGCATCTCCGACGCCATCCGCGTCGTCCCGCACTTCCCCAAGCCAGGTAGGTCCTCCCCTCTCTTGGTTTGCTTGACTCTTGATCCATCCAGCAGCGCAGCGCACGACCGACATAAACTTGCTTGTTGGGTCGCATCGCAGGCATCATGTTCAACGACATCACGACGCTCCTGCTGCGGCCCGGGGTGTTCAAGGACGCCGTGGACATGTTCGTCGAGCGCTACCGCGGCACGGGCATCGCCGCCGTCGCCGGTAACCCATCCCGTCCCTGATTACTAGTAATTCCCCCATGCATGTACGTACTAGTACTTGTCTATCCAgctcccgctcccgctcccgctcccgctccGTCCTCCTCCCGTCCTCTGAAGGCAACAAGAGGCAGAGGGTGGTAGAGAAGGAGGGCTGGGCTGAGCCCCTGGGCTGTTGGCAGCGTAGTGTTGCGAGATTCCATCCATTCCGTAATATCTTTGAGGGAGATCTCCCGTGGTCCTTTTGCTCCCCCATGCTTGTCGTCGCCCGGGTGCGCTTTTTCGCATCACTCTACTCACCCGTCCTTCGCCTTTTCTCGGGAGGACAATATCATATAGCAGCCACAATAATAGTCCCACGCCACTGTTCCTGCTGGCTAAGCTTTGCCACACCCTTCATCTTAATCTTAGTAGAAGATGTGCCACTACCAAAtcgctagtactccctccgtttagaaatacttgtcatcaaaatgaataaaaagggacgtatctagatgtattttagttctagatacatccctttttgtttattttgatgacaagtatttttggagggAGGGAGTAGTAGTACTGTGCATGTGAGTAGGAGTTCTGGCGGTCACGGTTGGTAATGGCGTGGTGGTAAAACGGTCACGAGTGCAGGGCTGCCTACCAAAACGGAAAGTCGGGCGTCTGGTACGTTGTGCATGTGGGCGTTATGGTCTTTTATTCTAAGATAATGCCATGGCCATATGATCGGGGCGTGCTCAAAAGCTCCATTTCTTTTTCTCTGAAGAATGAGCTGCTCGCTAGTATAATTATCAGGTCAGTACAAGAAGGCTCCTTTTTTTCATGGTTTTTTTTTTGAGCGAATGGTGTTGTTTGGAGCTGAATTAATGTATGCGTCGGCGCCTGACCGACCCAACCCGGGCCGGCCTCGCAGAGTGCGTGCGTGCCAGAATGTTTGGCACATGACGTGGTCGCGCTTCTCCGACTTCCGACTTGTTTTTTTCAAAGGGCGGTCACGAGTCGGGTCGGGGGGGATCTGCCGCATTCAATAGCGTATCCGGGGCGCATGTAGAAGCCCTGGCACGGGCAGATCTCGCGGCCAGCGAGGGGACCAGGTCAAGGTCCCCCGTGGTCTGACGGCCGCGGCCGTGTCTGCCGGGGATCGGGCGGTGGGTGGCCGCGGCACACCGGACGGATCGGCCCTGTAGCACCCCGGTTGCTCTCATGTCATGCATGTGGCCAATCTGCCGTCGTTTTCACGGGAAAGTACTGCTTCTGAGAttttgctttcttcctttgttggATCCTCTGTCTGCTTTGCTTCTGCGATTCCTTGCTGGTCCTGGATTTTCCATTCCGTTTCCTCATACCCTCTCCTCCTAttttctctactcctaatgaagcagttgaTAGTCTCGCTTTCAGATTTTGTTTTATCCCACCTTccatggtttttttggtaccttctcccaccttcgctggttttttttggtaccttctcccaccttcgctggtttttttcgtagattttttttcgTCCCTTCccaccacttcatcggtttattttcgcgtcaccctctcacacaatgaaAGAAATCTGAACAGATTAGAACTTTCCATGctggcgcaagttatttagtaatgtagaatcaatcacgaacaatctttaaagatcaaatctaaattaattaaccttaccttaaatcactcaatcacattaattagaaaacaaatatttcattttcagaaaaatcgctcaatcacattaatctTACCTTAACTCatggatggtaatcaatctccaaacaaagaaaacaatacatcgagggagcagtaaataaactctttttcttatgacatgtatatgatcttcccttccctctccgTTGTCGAGCATTCTTGATTCTTGAGGCCGATGCTTGGGCTGTGTCACTGGGTTGCGACGGTGCcggaggacgaggacggcgaggccgGGTGCCGCGGCACCGTGTTGACCGCGACCGGTGAAGGGGGTCGCTTCcagggttttttttcgtcccacctcccatgggtttttttggtacctcctcccaccttcgctggttttttcgtagattttttttcgTCCCTTCccaccacttcatcggtttattttcgcgtcaccctctcacacaacgaaagaaatctgaatagatcagaacttttcatactggcgcaagttatttagtaatgtagaatcaatcacgaacaatctttaaagatcaaatctaaattaattaaccttaccttgaatcactcaatcacattaattagaaaacaaatatttcattttcagaaaaatcgctcaatcacattaatcttaccttaactcacggatggtaatcaatctccaaacaaagaaaacaatacatcgagggagcagtaaataaactctctttcttatgacatgtatatgatcttccATTCCCTCTCCGTTGTCGAGCATTCTTGATTCTCAAGGCCGATGCTTGGGCTGCGTCACTGGGTTGCGACAGTACcggaggacgaggacggcgaggccgGGTGCCGTGGCACCGCGTTGACCGCGACTGGTGAAGGGGgcgaagaagggcggcttccctggccctggccgtggccctgggagttggtgcggtggaagcggCACTTGAAGGACCCGGCGTGGGTGGCCGGCGCGCAGACACACTTGGAAGCGGGCTCGTGGCCCGCGCCGGACGGCGCCaacccgggccacctcctccgcctATTCTTGGAGTTatggctggccgatttacatgaaattaattccgtcggttgtggtggcaaatataatacacatagtcCATGTTGTTATGCatgcactagcgtgtgtgtgtgtgtgacatagatggattatggtcccgtatccaataagatggatatgtgtgtgtgtgtgtgttagagagagagagggggggagagagagtgaggaagagggagggagagtgtgtgtgtgtgaggatttgatggtaaaaaaggtcgccaatgtcacttgatatgtatgagaatattaatattgaactcttaaagttaatgtggccccgttgcaacgcacgggtgttcttctagtCTTTACTAGTAGACTAGACTAGAGTATCTTATTCTCGACTAAATGGAGTTATTATGTTGTGCGTCATCATATTACTATTATACTAGTAATACTAAAATACTACTTACTCTAGTAaagattactccctccgtttctaaatatttatctttttagagatttcaaatggactaccacatacggatgtatataggcatagtttatagtgtagattcactcattttgctccgtatgtagtcatttgttgaaatctctagaaagacaaatactccctccgtccagaaatacttgtccttgaaatgaataaaatggatatatctataactaaaataagtctagatacaatcaTTTGAAGGACAAGTAtttacggacggagggagtaaatacttgtcatcaaaatgaataaaagaggatgtatctaaatgtattttagttctacatacatctctttttatccattttaatgacaagtattttcggaccgagggagtatttaggaacggagggagtatttcggaTGTGTTAGATTCTTTTGGATGTGTAAGCTGAAGTGAAGGAGCATTCTTCCGACTTGTTTGTTTCCATTCTCCAGGGATTGAGGCGAGAGGATTTATATTTGGCCCCGCGATTGCACTAGCCGTCGGTGCCAAGTTCATTCCGTTGCGCAAGCCTAAGAAACTCCCAGGTGAGCTCCCCTAGACAAGGTTCCTTTCTGCATACGTAATTGCCACTGGAACCTGTTGCCATTTGTCTATTCAGCTACTGGTTCCCTTCgtattttgtgctaaattttgactttagatttaactaacaaaatgaatGTTAATTCATGTAATAAAAAATAATAACACTgacaactatgttcaaatatgaatccgttGATATTTTTTTTCGTGACATGCATTATAACTATTTTAGTTAAATCTACGGTCAAAGTTTCGCGCAAAATACTAAGAAGACCAATAAACCAAGGACGGAGGCAGTAGTGAGTAAATTTGTTTCTATCTTTTCTCATGCAAGCAAGTAAAACTGGTAATCAGGAAGTAAATAAACTTTACACACACACATAAAAAAAACGTTGTCAGTCCCTTTATGCAGCAGCGCATGATGAAACCTGAAGAAATTTGCAGGCATTCGGAACCATCTCTCTTTGCAGTGTCCAGCACATGTTCTATTACTTTTTTCAAATGCTTGCCGAGGCATGGGCAGGAGCTCTGCCATTTCATATTTTCATATAAGAAGAAGAGATTTGCCAAGTTAATTTGaggaaaaccaagcgaaaaccaaaatacaAACACTAAAGACAGAAAAAGAAAACTAGAGGTTGGTGGCAGGGTTTAGGCAAGATATTGTGTGGTCAATTTAAAGTTTTTCTGCAAaccgcaaaaaataaataaaactgaAGTATTTTTGCAGCACACGGATGTGCTAACATTTTCTTTTACGAAcatgaaaggtgaggtgatttctgaGACCTATGTTCTCGAATACGGAACTGATTGTCTGGAGATGCATGTTGGTGCTATCGAACCCCGTGAGCGTGTTTTGATCGTTGATGATCTGGTTGCAACTGGTGGGACACTTTGTGCTGCTATAAATCTTCTGGGTACGTATCGCATACCTTTCAAGTACTCCCGCAATTTTCATTTACTTCGATCAAGTTTGTATTAAAAATATTGACATCCATAATAGTAAATCAATATCATTAGAGTCCGAATATATTTTCATATCATTTGTATTCATTATGATGAAATTTATGTAATTGCCCATCAACTTGGTCAAACACTATAAAGTTTGACTT is drawn from Triticum dicoccoides isolate Atlit2015 ecotype Zavitan chromosome 6B, WEW_v2.0, whole genome shotgun sequence and contains these coding sequences:
- the LOC119323383 gene encoding adenine phosphoribosyltransferase 1-like codes for the protein MGEEANCDAVMEAGNGNGKAKENGHAVAAMPDVKADDAVVALADPRLQGISDAIRVVPHFPKPGIMFNDITTLLLRPGVFKDAVDMFVERYRGTGIAAVAGIEARGFIFGPAIALAVGAKFIPLRKPKKLPGEVISETYVLEYGTDCLEMHVGAIEPRERVLIVDDLVATGGTLCAAINLLERAGADVVECACLIGLPKFKDCYKLNGKPVYVLVESLEYEK